Proteins from a single region of Mumia flava:
- a CDS encoding iron ABC transporter permease, with protein sequence MSLTAQPTVPPAGVPADGRRGGPVGLVLLVAGLLAAIVVLAAIDVVQGTATVGVTELWAWLSGSADAQAAAVIVDSRLPRVAAGVLVGVALGAAGCVLQSISRNILASPDTLAVNAGAFLALTFAATVGIPAVVFGDLAIAFIGGLAAAAVVFALAGTDYGTVRLVLAGTVVAMVLRSVATTLIILNPMESQGLQAWEAGMLGQNGFDAVTLMVPLVVAGMLVLVLFARRLDVMALGDDAARTVGVPVRTTQIQVLLTAVALSAAAVTLTGPIGFVGLAAPALVRLLAPRIRGLHRHAALIGVSGLAGVVVVLAADVAVRAIFGAQRAVEVPTGVVTSLLGAVVLVWFAFRLRATRLDDAGNALDVRGVGVRHPGGLVALLVVALLGLAVGAVLIGDRMFLLGDVANWLSGQAGPVVTSVMGARVPRVVAAILAGIALAVAGTIIQGVSRNPLADPAIIGVSGGASVGAVLVVTFVPLAGFWVLVGAAGVGALIAAVIVFGLAARGGFATDRLVLVGVGVSFAAEAIVRLLIVTTDPWSASKALVWLSGSTYGRTYEHLVPLMIGCAVLVPAAMIGYRRLDLLSVDEDTPRVLGVRPAHARFALLGCAVLLTAVAVAAIGLVAFVGLVAPHAARALVGRRHRWVIPTAALLGACLLVLADTLGRTIAAPTQLSASLLTALVGAPYFFYLLHRSRRPVR encoded by the coding sequence ATGAGCCTCACCGCGCAGCCGACCGTACCGCCCGCAGGCGTGCCTGCCGACGGTCGGCGCGGCGGCCCGGTGGGGCTCGTCCTCCTCGTCGCGGGTCTGCTCGCGGCGATCGTCGTCCTCGCGGCGATCGACGTCGTCCAGGGCACCGCGACCGTCGGCGTGACCGAGCTGTGGGCATGGCTGTCCGGGTCCGCCGACGCGCAGGCGGCGGCCGTGATCGTCGACTCGCGGCTGCCGCGGGTCGCGGCGGGCGTCCTCGTCGGCGTCGCCCTCGGCGCGGCCGGCTGCGTGCTCCAGTCGATCTCCCGCAACATCCTGGCCTCTCCCGACACGCTGGCCGTGAACGCGGGTGCGTTCCTCGCGCTGACGTTCGCCGCGACCGTCGGGATCCCGGCCGTCGTCTTCGGTGACCTGGCGATCGCGTTCATCGGGGGACTCGCCGCCGCCGCGGTCGTCTTCGCGCTGGCGGGCACGGACTACGGAACGGTCCGCCTGGTCCTGGCCGGCACCGTCGTCGCGATGGTGCTGCGCTCCGTGGCCACCACGCTGATCATCCTCAACCCGATGGAGTCCCAGGGGCTGCAGGCGTGGGAGGCGGGCATGCTCGGCCAGAACGGTTTCGACGCCGTCACGCTGATGGTGCCGCTGGTCGTGGCCGGGATGCTCGTGCTCGTCCTGTTCGCCCGCCGGCTCGACGTGATGGCGCTGGGCGACGACGCCGCCCGTACCGTCGGCGTGCCGGTCCGGACGACGCAGATCCAGGTCCTCCTCACCGCGGTCGCGCTGTCGGCGGCCGCGGTCACGCTGACCGGTCCGATCGGGTTCGTCGGGCTCGCGGCCCCCGCGCTGGTGCGGCTGCTCGCGCCCCGGATCCGAGGCCTGCACCGGCACGCCGCGCTGATCGGCGTCTCCGGTCTGGCCGGTGTCGTCGTGGTCCTCGCGGCGGACGTCGCGGTCCGTGCCATCTTCGGTGCGCAGCGCGCCGTCGAGGTGCCGACGGGAGTCGTCACGTCCCTGCTGGGCGCCGTCGTGCTCGTCTGGTTCGCCTTCCGGCTCCGCGCCACGCGTCTGGACGACGCCGGCAACGCACTCGACGTCCGCGGCGTCGGCGTCCGCCACCCCGGCGGGCTCGTCGCCCTGCTCGTCGTCGCGCTGCTCGGGCTCGCCGTCGGAGCCGTGCTGATCGGCGACCGGATGTTCCTGCTGGGCGACGTCGCCAACTGGCTGTCCGGTCAGGCAGGACCGGTCGTCACCAGCGTGATGGGGGCGCGGGTCCCGAGGGTGGTCGCCGCGATCCTGGCGGGGATCGCGCTCGCGGTCGCCGGCACGATCATCCAGGGCGTGTCCCGCAACCCGCTCGCCGACCCGGCGATCATCGGCGTCTCCGGCGGCGCGTCCGTCGGCGCGGTGCTGGTCGTGACGTTCGTGCCCCTGGCGGGGTTCTGGGTGCTCGTCGGTGCCGCCGGCGTGGGCGCGCTGATCGCTGCGGTGATCGTGTTCGGGCTCGCCGCCCGTGGTGGGTTCGCCACGGACCGGCTGGTCCTCGTCGGTGTCGGCGTCTCGTTCGCGGCCGAGGCGATCGTGCGGCTGCTGATCGTGACGACCGACCCGTGGAGCGCCTCGAAGGCGCTGGTCTGGCTGTCCGGCTCCACCTACGGCCGCACGTACGAGCACCTGGTGCCGCTGATGATCGGCTGCGCCGTGCTCGTGCCGGCGGCGATGATCGGCTACCGGCGGCTCGACCTGCTGTCCGTGGACGAGGACACGCCGCGGGTGCTCGGGGTCCGGCCGGCCCACGCGCGATTCGCGCTGCTGGGCTGTGCGGTGCTGCTCACCGCGGTCGCGGTCGCGGCGATCGGGCTGGTCGCGTTCGTCGGACTGGTCGCCCCGCACGCCGCCCGCGCCCTGGTGGGCC